Proteins co-encoded in one Parascardovia denticolens DSM 10105 = JCM 12538 genomic window:
- a CDS encoding alpha-L-fucosidase, which yields MLTMQHVESVIADGPYEPTWRSLSQAKIPDWFSSAKFGIFTHWGLYSLPVFGNEWYSRNMYIQDSPECRYHKRIYGSPKDFGYKDFIPKFAAVEFDPDEWMEIIASSGAKYYFPVAEHHDGFQMYASSLSHYNSFEMGPYRDIIAELRKAALDRGIHFALSNHRAEHWWFMGRGHDFESDINEDLSRGDFYWPAKPEPSDHFDWHSTPYPNREFLTDWLLRNCELVDRFMPELVYFDWWIQHEAFKPYLKDFSAYYHNRAAALEKDVAICFKGDGMAWNSGIVDVERGGLETTSASVWQTDTAVARNSWCFTKNLDYKSTAEIIATLIDTVSKNGNLLLNIGPAGDGKIPEQDQKILKKVGRWLRANGDGIYGSKPWKKFGEGPTHTPAGSFADSTAPQWTSQDFRFTTNGGSIYVYCLNPSKQDRFVVRSFARYHQGNMPAFHGLIESVEQLGAGVVRYLQGDEGLVIWSQNKNEFDETPICFRINVN from the coding sequence ATGTTGACAATGCAGCATGTTGAGAGCGTAATTGCTGATGGGCCATATGAGCCGACTTGGAGGTCGCTGTCTCAGGCAAAAATCCCAGATTGGTTTTCCTCAGCGAAATTCGGAATCTTCACTCATTGGGGGCTATATTCCCTGCCAGTTTTTGGAAACGAGTGGTACTCAAGGAATATGTATATCCAGGATTCACCTGAATGCAGATATCATAAACGTATTTATGGTTCTCCAAAAGACTTTGGCTATAAAGATTTTATCCCAAAGTTTGCGGCAGTGGAATTTGACCCCGACGAGTGGATGGAAATCATTGCAAGTTCAGGTGCAAAATATTACTTCCCGGTCGCTGAACATCATGATGGGTTTCAAATGTATGCGAGCTCCCTTTCCCACTATAATTCTTTTGAGATGGGGCCTTATCGTGACATAATCGCCGAATTGAGAAAAGCCGCATTAGATCGTGGGATTCACTTCGCCTTGTCAAACCATCGCGCCGAACACTGGTGGTTTATGGGACGTGGCCATGATTTTGAATCGGATATCAACGAAGATTTGTCTCGTGGGGACTTCTATTGGCCAGCTAAGCCTGAGCCCTCCGACCATTTCGATTGGCATAGTACTCCATACCCTAATCGCGAGTTTTTAACTGACTGGTTGTTGCGCAACTGTGAATTGGTTGATAGATTCATGCCGGAGCTAGTGTATTTCGATTGGTGGATACAACATGAAGCTTTTAAGCCATATCTCAAGGATTTTAGCGCTTATTATCATAACAGAGCAGCCGCTTTGGAGAAAGATGTCGCTATCTGTTTCAAAGGGGATGGTATGGCATGGAATAGCGGAATCGTTGATGTGGAAAGAGGGGGACTCGAAACGACAAGCGCTAGTGTTTGGCAGACCGATACGGCTGTGGCGCGTAATTCTTGGTGTTTTACAAAAAATCTAGACTATAAGTCTACCGCTGAGATTATCGCAACATTGATTGATACGGTGAGTAAAAATGGGAATTTACTTTTAAATATCGGTCCTGCAGGAGATGGAAAAATTCCTGAGCAGGACCAAAAGATTCTGAAGAAAGTAGGACGGTGGCTCCGAGCTAATGGAGATGGGATCTATGGGAGCAAGCCATGGAAGAAATTCGGAGAAGGCCCTACGCATACCCCCGCAGGATCTTTTGCTGACTCGACCGCTCCGCAGTGGACTAGTCAAGATTTCCGTTTTACGACTAATGGGGGGTCGATTTATGTCTATTGCCTTAACCCCTCGAAGCAAGATCGTTTTGTTGTCCGTAGTTTTGCTCGATATCACCAAGGGAATATGCCAGCTTTCCACGGATTAATTGAATCCGTTGAGCAATTGGGGGCTGGAGTAGTTCGATATTTACAGGGTGATGAAGGACTTGTGATTTGGTCTCAGAATAAGAATGAATTCGATGAAACACCGATTTGCTTTCGTATAAATGTAAATTAG
- a CDS encoding MFS transporter, with protein MEQGVEQVDRKDRIDQVGQRVETEPGKSGRGIFALSFGAFAYGAAEFVMMGVLTQAAASTHVSIPTAGHYISAYAFGVCLGALILVFGRRAKPKNLLISFMIIALVGDLIAASAPNFALLLAGRFISGLPHRAFFGTATIAAQRLAAPGREARSVSLMVTGQTVANMVGVPLGTLLGDKVSWRLAFAILALWAAATVVLMLAWIPQLKPIPDAGLKGQFRFLKSPRAWLVLGAVLFGNTGIFCWWSYVSPWLTHVGTYPSAAVPALMALAGFGMVLGGLTAGRVSDHWVPGGTAALGQLLATAALLVIFFDKGSRPTSALLTFILAFGMFFVSAPQQYLMVKVSEGGGEMLGAALAQIAFNLGNSLGSIIGGWALMAAFMDYHSIALAGAPIDLVAVILLGFFSARYEKHKRLPPIRGVEEV; from the coding sequence ATGGAACAAGGCGTCGAACAGGTCGATCGCAAGGACCGCATAGATCAGGTCGGTCAAAGGGTTGAGACGGAACCCGGGAAAAGCGGGAGGGGGATTTTCGCTCTCTCTTTCGGGGCTTTCGCTTATGGGGCAGCGGAATTCGTCATGATGGGAGTGCTCACCCAAGCGGCGGCGAGCACGCACGTCAGCATCCCCACGGCCGGCCATTACATCTCCGCCTATGCGTTCGGGGTCTGTCTGGGGGCCCTCATCCTGGTCTTCGGCCGGCGGGCCAAACCGAAGAATCTGCTCATCTCCTTCATGATCATCGCCCTGGTTGGCGACCTCATAGCCGCTTCAGCCCCGAATTTCGCCCTCCTGCTCGCCGGCCGGTTCATTTCCGGCCTGCCGCATAGGGCCTTCTTCGGGACGGCGACCATCGCGGCCCAGCGGCTGGCTGCTCCGGGCAGGGAGGCGAGGTCGGTCTCCCTCATGGTCACGGGACAGACCGTAGCCAACATGGTCGGGGTGCCCCTGGGCACTTTGCTGGGGGATAAGGTCTCCTGGAGGCTGGCCTTCGCGATTCTGGCCTTGTGGGCGGCGGCGACCGTGGTCCTCATGCTGGCCTGGATTCCGCAGTTGAAGCCGATTCCCGACGCAGGGCTGAAAGGCCAGTTCCGTTTCCTCAAGTCCCCCCGGGCCTGGTTGGTCCTGGGGGCGGTGCTTTTCGGGAATACCGGCATTTTCTGCTGGTGGAGCTACGTTTCCCCCTGGCTGACCCATGTGGGGACTTATCCTTCGGCCGCGGTGCCGGCTTTGATGGCCCTGGCGGGGTTCGGCATGGTCCTGGGCGGGCTGACCGCCGGGAGGGTGTCCGACCACTGGGTCCCAGGAGGGACAGCTGCCTTGGGGCAGCTTCTGGCGACTGCGGCTTTGCTGGTCATCTTTTTCGACAAGGGGTCCCGGCCGACCAGCGCCCTCTTGACTTTCATCCTGGCTTTCGGCATGTTTTTCGTCTCCGCCCCGCAACAGTATCTGATGGTCAAAGTCTCGGAAGGCGGTGGCGAGATGCTGGGGGCCGCCTTGGCGCAGATCGCTTTCAACCTGGGCAATTCCTTGGGGTCGATCATCGGCGGCTGGGCGCTGATGGCCGCCTTCATGGACTATCATTCCATAGCCTTGGCCGGAGCCCCGATAGACCTGGTCGCCGTCATCCTCCTCGGGTTTTTCAGCGCCAGGTATGAAAAACATAAACGGCTGCCTCCCATTCGCGGGGTCGAAGAGGTCTGA
- a CDS encoding DUF3784 domain-containing protein, translating into MDDAVANQPSKAGFLLRPYHPRIDDILSGHMRIFPDQEKYKMIQFVKVGDDDSPLKSSSNGDGNGNDDDESGRSSVFDKGYAFFLLAGCIFLPSFILGPKYSIYFYIPCIIVAAIGVILILTSAYRERKLQARIGRDLREAARSGSADLFRRALNQAQRQGGGSKLKTPCWRDAADQIAKGWPRARDSLETKYRYAHRTGDTSEDPIAGQYTLLTTCDEGHRHKEFTLKGSINGSPVVFTARWEPTLEAYSVSAADSAKGTEIPPTGQVQESEIDAAHGLLTLKDFPNDLYLEAALGAE; encoded by the coding sequence ATGGATGACGCCGTCGCGAACCAACCCTCAAAAGCGGGCTTCCTCCTGCGACCTTATCATCCACGCATTGATGACATCCTCTCCGGCCACATGCGGATCTTCCCCGACCAAGAGAAATACAAGATGATCCAATTCGTCAAGGTGGGGGATGATGACTCGCCTCTGAAATCCTCCAGCAACGGTGATGGCAACGGCAACGATGACGATGAAAGCGGTAGAAGCTCCGTCTTTGACAAAGGCTATGCTTTCTTTCTCCTCGCTGGCTGCATCTTTCTCCCCAGCTTCATTCTCGGCCCCAAGTATTCCATCTATTTCTACATCCCCTGCATCATTGTCGCAGCGATAGGGGTCATCCTCATCCTCACCAGCGCCTACCGGGAGAGAAAGCTGCAGGCAAGGATCGGAAGGGATCTGCGGGAGGCCGCCCGAAGCGGCAGCGCCGACCTTTTCAGGAGGGCTCTGAACCAAGCACAGAGGCAGGGCGGCGGCTCCAAGCTCAAAACTCCTTGCTGGAGGGATGCCGCCGACCAAATCGCCAAGGGATGGCCGCGGGCCCGGGACTCCTTGGAAACGAAGTACCGGTACGCCCACCGCACCGGTGACACCAGCGAGGACCCTATCGCCGGCCAGTACACTCTGCTGACCACATGCGACGAAGGCCACCGGCATAAGGAGTTCACCCTGAAAGGATCCATCAACGGCTCCCCTGTCGTTTTCACCGCACGATGGGAGCCGACGCTCGAGGCCTATTCGGTTTCCGCCGCCGATTCGGCCAAAGGAACCGAGATTCCCCCGACCGGGCAGGTGCAGGAAAGCGAGATCGACGCGGCTCATGGTCTGCTGACACTCAAGGATTTCCCCAACGACTTGTATCTTGAAGCAGCTTTGGGGGCGGAATAA
- a CDS encoding acid phosphatase — protein sequence MKKGTTLLSSSQGFLPSLAGCLLSCVLVCAGINTPVKVAYAAQDRQTTLFSEINNYWTPPAAPYDGTARGGAVKQAGKLLFQANDSTIVEINHQGNEFGQHDVRNSGINAQQARALSDRNADDDVAHEFKDGFGPVLGRYFEEGYNGGSLELTKTVMESTGWSTNPAKNAYQTPRPYVQRDRWLPNKENLVKGTNNLNGLAPTLDIIKVPDAYGSDGKRHSADYPKNSYEGSFPSGHTNKAYSRGLILATMIPELAPEILARTSEAGNNRIVLGVHYPLDVIAGRISGTASTADYFNKNQEQIINAHHELVSYLVRRCKNDNLGNTLQACISNVKADSTRGYKNDFVDVVSRESVKDKKSALAVYTRRMTYNLPKINAQGVKPSSPLSASALLQFAYPSLNEKQRLEVLEKTSIESGYVFDTSAEGWNRINLARALDSEVVLDKTGAIVRITDSDSPKVVIQTSPSQKDDKKGDTSAYPGQPGRNNHGGDNGEKSASSTPAVKPQSQCEGGGIHSHQDAESLPPTLAATGVDTQRFLMFSFLALVASAILMQSRFWMWRNDALRKDSPR from the coding sequence ATGAAAAAGGGAACTACATTATTAAGTAGCAGTCAAGGTTTTTTGCCAAGTCTCGCGGGTTGTTTGCTCTCCTGTGTTTTGGTATGTGCGGGTATCAACACACCAGTAAAGGTAGCTTACGCTGCCCAAGACAGACAAACGACTCTATTTTCGGAAATCAATAATTATTGGACACCTCCGGCTGCGCCTTATGATGGAACTGCGCGGGGAGGCGCTGTCAAGCAGGCTGGGAAGCTCCTTTTTCAAGCTAATGATTCGACGATTGTGGAAATCAACCATCAAGGAAACGAATTCGGCCAACATGATGTCCGGAATTCGGGAATTAATGCACAGCAAGCGCGTGCTTTAAGTGATCGGAACGCAGACGATGATGTAGCGCATGAGTTTAAAGATGGTTTTGGCCCAGTGCTTGGCCGGTATTTTGAAGAAGGCTATAATGGTGGAAGTTTGGAGCTGACGAAGACGGTTATGGAATCCACAGGCTGGAGCACGAACCCTGCCAAGAACGCGTACCAAACTCCACGGCCATATGTTCAGCGTGACCGTTGGCTGCCGAATAAAGAGAACTTAGTTAAAGGGACAAACAATCTCAATGGGTTGGCGCCAACCTTGGATATCATCAAGGTCCCAGACGCATATGGTTCGGATGGGAAAAGGCATAGCGCCGACTACCCCAAGAATAGTTATGAGGGCTCTTTCCCCTCGGGACATACGAACAAGGCGTATTCCAGAGGCTTGATCCTTGCGACCATGATTCCTGAACTTGCGCCTGAAATACTGGCAAGGACCTCGGAAGCTGGTAATAACCGAATTGTCTTGGGAGTACACTATCCCCTTGATGTGATTGCTGGACGTATCAGCGGAACAGCATCCACGGCAGACTATTTCAATAAGAATCAAGAGCAAATTATTAATGCGCATCATGAGTTGGTCTCTTATCTTGTTAGGCGTTGCAAAAATGATAATCTTGGGAACACCCTTCAAGCATGCATTAGCAATGTAAAAGCTGATTCCACTCGGGGATACAAGAATGATTTTGTTGATGTGGTTTCTCGTGAATCGGTCAAAGATAAAAAATCAGCATTGGCTGTTTATACACGCCGAATGACCTACAATCTACCTAAAATTAACGCTCAAGGGGTAAAACCCTCTTCCCCCTTATCGGCTAGTGCGCTCCTTCAGTTTGCTTATCCATCACTAAATGAGAAACAGCGCTTAGAAGTGCTGGAGAAAACCTCCATTGAATCGGGCTATGTCTTCGATACGTCCGCTGAAGGCTGGAACAGGATTAATTTAGCCCGCGCGTTGGACAGTGAAGTTGTTCTTGACAAGACAGGCGCAATTGTCAGAATCACTGATTCTGACAGTCCTAAAGTTGTTATCCAAACCAGTCCGAGCCAGAAGGATGATAAAAAAGGTGATACGTCTGCTTATCCTGGACAACCAGGAAGAAACAATCATGGAGGGGATAACGGTGAAAAGTCTGCGAGTTCCACGCCAGCTGTTAAGCCCCAATCTCAATGCGAGGGTGGGGGAATCCATTCTCATCAAGATGCGGAGTCCCTTCCTCCAACATTGGCAGCTACCGGGGTAGATACTCAAAGATTCCTTATGTTTTCTTTCCTCGCTTTGGTGGCATCGGCTATTTTGATGCAAAGCAGGTTTTGGATGTGGAGGAATGATGCTTTGAGGAAGGATTCTCCGAGATAG
- a CDS encoding FAD:protein FMN transferase — protein MDFYLWRQLRLMGTRIALCLPAGRTGDSSAEDLLDRTEDLLRSYERIFSANDDSSGLMKINRAAGKHPVPVDSPQLYDLIRLGRFHSLLPGGNLNIAIGPVVKLWHIGFADARIPEDGAIRERLALTDPSLIICDDDKRTVFLEREGMEIDLGCLAKGYIGDLVADSLLSLGLRSVLLDLGGNIITIGEKMTDSGSRPWRVGLQDPGRAEGVYERVIDLPGDSGKVRNPREAGDPEKVRNIETPGKAWDSLQEPEEDASGGPVLNSVVTSGVYERKLVVGGKSYHHIIDPETGRPLETDMESITIRSRRSVDGEIWTSMLFGKSDRTIADVTHTINQAGGDVTCLVMRRPHGKLGPVVTRRFT, from the coding sequence ATGGATTTTTACCTCTGGCGTCAGCTGCGCCTGATGGGGACGAGAATCGCCTTGTGCCTTCCCGCGGGGCGGACAGGCGATTCATCCGCCGAGGATCTTTTGGATCGGACCGAAGATCTTTTGCGCTCGTATGAGCGGATTTTCAGCGCTAATGATGATTCCTCCGGCCTCATGAAGATCAATCGGGCGGCAGGCAAGCATCCGGTCCCGGTCGATTCGCCCCAGCTGTATGATCTGATCCGTCTCGGCCGTTTCCATAGCCTCCTGCCCGGCGGAAACCTCAATATCGCCATAGGGCCTGTGGTCAAACTGTGGCATATCGGTTTCGCCGACGCCCGCATCCCCGAAGACGGGGCCATCCGCGAACGATTGGCTTTGACCGACCCCTCCCTGATCATCTGCGATGATGATAAGCGGACGGTTTTTCTGGAAAGGGAGGGGATGGAGATCGACCTCGGCTGTTTGGCCAAAGGATACATCGGCGATCTTGTGGCGGACTCCCTCCTTTCGCTCGGCCTGCGTTCGGTCTTGCTGGACCTGGGCGGGAATATCATCACGATCGGGGAGAAGATGACGGATTCGGGGTCGCGGCCTTGGCGGGTCGGTCTGCAGGACCCGGGTCGAGCGGAAGGGGTCTATGAGCGGGTCATCGATCTTCCAGGGGATTCTGGGAAAGTGAGGAATCCTAGGGAAGCGGGAGACCCAGAGAAGGTGAGGAACATAGAGACCCCAGGGAAGGCGTGGGATTCCCTACAGGAGCCGGAGGAGGATGCCAGCGGTGGGCCTGTCCTCAACTCGGTCGTCACTTCGGGGGTCTACGAGCGGAAGCTGGTCGTCGGAGGCAAAAGCTATCACCATATCATCGATCCGGAAACCGGCCGCCCCCTTGAAACGGATATGGAGTCCATCACCATCCGGTCCCGCAGGTCCGTCGACGGGGAGATCTGGACGAGCATGCTCTTCGGGAAATCGGACCGTACCATCGCGGATGTTACGCATACCATCAACCAGGCTGGAGGCGACGTGACCTGTCTGGTCATGAGAAGGCCTCACGGTAAATTGGGACCTGTAGTAACAAGGAGGTTCACGTGA
- a CDS encoding NADPH-dependent FMN reductase produces MKFVAIAGTNKTGSTNRKLIDYITDRYRRSEAGEDGPEVSFETLDIAGLPIFSKVAEEEVPPQVKDLAAAIESSDGVVFATPEYDHAVPAVLMNALAWLSYGIHPFYNKSVMIVGASYGNLGTSRAQLHLRRILDAPELHAFVLPSSEFLVDHSLQAFDDDGNLIDSGQVAKLDSLFRSFLEFAQASKAVTPRAYEKEEMKRYVYVSDPDSPVYGR; encoded by the coding sequence GTGAAATTCGTCGCCATCGCCGGGACCAATAAGACCGGCTCGACCAATCGCAAACTGATCGATTACATCACCGACCGGTATCGGCGGTCGGAAGCGGGCGAAGACGGGCCGGAGGTAAGCTTCGAGACCCTGGACATCGCCGGCCTGCCGATCTTCTCCAAAGTGGCCGAAGAAGAAGTCCCGCCACAGGTCAAGGACCTGGCCGCGGCCATCGAATCCAGCGATGGCGTGGTCTTCGCCACCCCGGAATACGACCATGCGGTGCCCGCCGTCCTCATGAACGCCCTGGCCTGGCTTTCCTACGGAATCCACCCTTTCTACAATAAGTCGGTCATGATCGTCGGGGCTTCGTATGGGAACCTGGGCACTTCCCGCGCCCAACTGCACCTGCGCCGCATCCTGGATGCCCCGGAACTGCACGCCTTCGTCCTGCCCAGCTCGGAATTCCTAGTCGACCATTCCTTGCAGGCCTTCGACGATGATGGGAACCTGATCGATTCCGGACAAGTGGCCAAGCTGGATTCCCTCTTCCGCTCCTTCCTGGAGTTCGCCCAAGCCAGTAAGGCCGTGACCCCCCGCGCTTACGAAAAGGAGGAGATGAAGCGCTATGTGTATGTCTCCGACCCTGATTCCCCGGTCTATGGGCGCTGA
- a CDS encoding GRP family sugar transporter has protein sequence MNILIGLVPALFWGILPLWLRKVTGGTYQSQLVGTTGGVLLVALTMEVLCRFPVTPKAFIIFFLSGFFWSFGQAGQYFSYESLGVSLTMPLSTALQVVGNGFIGGILFAEWKGSPRLIFLGVVALFVILVGVILTNKRGQDSSEGTFKNYMILVLSTCGYWLYSALPLLADQSSKVIGFLPQAFGMFLSSILISARERSEILSKETLKNLSSGVIFAIAAFTYLVAMSRLGMVNAFVLSQLNVVVSTVAAILVLQETDKRYIPRILLGLVLIIAGAALMIMK, from the coding sequence TTGAATATACTTATTGGCCTAGTTCCCGCGCTTTTTTGGGGGATTCTTCCTTTGTGGCTTCGAAAGGTCACAGGTGGGACTTATCAAAGTCAACTTGTAGGAACTACTGGAGGTGTTTTACTAGTTGCTTTGACCATGGAAGTGCTCTGCCGTTTCCCCGTGACTCCGAAGGCTTTTATAATTTTTTTCCTGTCCGGTTTCTTCTGGAGTTTCGGGCAAGCGGGGCAGTATTTCTCTTATGAATCCTTAGGCGTGAGCTTGACCATGCCCCTTTCTACCGCTTTGCAAGTAGTAGGGAACGGTTTCATTGGTGGGATTCTTTTTGCCGAGTGGAAAGGTTCCCCTCGCCTCATTTTTTTGGGCGTTGTCGCTCTCTTTGTCATCTTAGTCGGAGTCATATTGACCAACAAACGTGGACAGGATTCTTCCGAGGGAACGTTTAAGAACTATATGATTTTGGTTCTCTCTACATGCGGTTACTGGCTCTATTCGGCTTTACCATTGTTGGCGGATCAGTCATCAAAAGTGATTGGTTTCCTTCCGCAAGCGTTTGGGATGTTCCTGTCTTCAATACTAATTTCAGCCCGTGAACGCTCTGAAATTCTATCGAAAGAGACGCTCAAGAATCTTAGCTCTGGGGTAATTTTTGCTATAGCGGCTTTTACTTACCTCGTTGCGATGTCGCGGTTGGGAATGGTTAATGCTTTTGTCCTATCACAACTTAATGTGGTCGTCTCTACGGTAGCGGCAATCCTTGTTTTACAAGAGACCGATAAACGTTATATTCCTCGGATACTTTTAGGCTTGGTGCTCATCATTGCAGGAGCCGCTCTAATGATTATGAAATAA